A part of Candida albicans SC5314 chromosome 2, complete sequence genomic DNA contains:
- the OLE2 gene encoding Ole2p (Protein with similarity to fatty acid desaturase (stearoyl-CoA desaturase); homozygous null mutant shows decreased production of prostaglandin E2): MSKHSEDPIKGVKVQKRKVASIASTSSSTSTHQQLMNQATKMKRTKINEMKKQKQDFFKRINYSHLLTVVVLPLLAVLYVVLCKQSIVPENERTLYFTCIYYNITMLAFTSGYHKYFAHNSFKVKAELLKYYFCIFGSSCGLGSVRWWAGLHRAHHHFTDDTERDPYSIKRGFLFSHYAWLLKKPKLTKFYLDFLEQEFPEHAENQKVQNEIVLDKEIETEYNGEDIMRQNYDESLRNLLMWQQRTYLFWFFVTTILIPALITKYVCGDSIVHGILYPGILRMFLCQQSLLSTESICHLKRIQVTIPTQPFNDKNSSTNCNNPLVSFLTYGQSHQNYHHEFPHDYRVDNSYLTYDPTKWFIWILEQLGAVDELSRTPGNLIVQLKLQQQQLIINRTKSQLNWGTPISKLPLISPSDFKKIISSTSNKDRIYIVIQNIIHDITPFMDQHPGGVALLKASHGKDATKAFYGGVYGHSTAAVNLLATMRIGVLDDGDDEEVWRRVAREEREVSNSTDSRPGHHHTAEAA, translated from the coding sequence ATGTCTAAGCATTCAGAAGATCCAATCAAAGGAGTAAAAGTGCAGAAGAGGAAAGTTGCTTCTATTGCATCTACCTCGTCACTGACTTCTACGCATCAACAGTTAATGAATCAAGCAACTAAAATGAAGAGAACTAAGATcaatgaaatgaaaaaacagaaacaagattttttcaaacgaATAAACTACAGCCATTTGTTGACTGTTGTTGTGCTACCACTATTGGCAGTCTTGTATGTGGTCCTTTGCAAACAAAGCATTGTTCCCGAGAATGAAAGAACGTTGTATTTCACTTGTATATATTATAACATTACAATGTTGGCATTCACAAGTGGTTATCACAAATATTTTGCTCACAACTCGTTCAAAGTCAAGGCTGAATTATTGAAGTActatttttgtatttttggAAGCAGCTGTGGACTAGGATCAGTTCGATGGTGGGCAGGTTTACATAGAGCACATCATCATTTCACTGACGATACAGAACGAGATCCTTACCTGATTAAAAGAGGGTTTTTGTTTAGTCATTACGCTTGGCTACTTAAGAAGCCTAAGCTTACAAAGTTTTATTTGGATTTCTTGGAACAAGAATTCCCAGAGCATGCAGAAAATCAGAAAGTGCAAAACGAAATAGTTTTAGATAAAGAAATCGAGACGGAATACAATGGTGAAGATATTATGAGACAAAATTACGACGAAAGTTTGCGCAATCTTTTAATGTGGCAACAAAGGACctatttgttttggtttttcgTTACTACCATTTTGATACCAGCCCTTATTACTAAATATGTTTGTGGCGATTCAATAGTGCACGGAATTTTATACCCAGGCATTTTGCGCATGTTTTTATGCCAACAGTCATTATTAAGTACAGAGTCCATCTGCCATTTAAAGAGAATACAAGTGACAATTCCAACGCAACCTTTCAACGATAAGAACTCTTCCACTAATTGCAACAATCCACTAGTGTCTTTCTTAACCTACGGGCAATCACACCAGAACTATCATCATGAATTTCCGCATGATTATCGTGTTGACAATAGTTATTTAACTTATGACCCTACAAAATGGTTCATATGGATTTTGGAGCAGTTGGGTGCAGTAGATGAGTTATCTCGAACTCCTGGTAACTTGATTGTGCAGTTGAAAttacaacagcaacaactaATTATTAATAGAACAAAGAGTCAATTGAACTGGGGCACGCCGATTTCCAAGCTACCTTTAATTTCACCAAgtgatttcaaaaagatTATATCATCAACCTCGAACAAGGATcgtatatatatagttaTCCAGAATATCATTCACGATATAACTCCATTCATGGACCAGCATCCTGGAGGGGTGGCCCTTTTGAAGGCTTCACATGGGAAAGATGCCACAAAAGCTTTTTATGGTGGTGTATATGGTCATCTGACTGCCGCGGTGAACTTATTAGCAACAATGAGGATTGGAGTCTTGGATGACGGCGATGACGAAGAAGTTTGGAGACGAGTTGCAAGAGAAGAAAGGGAAGTGTCGAATTCTACTGACTCTAGACCAGGCCACCATCACACTGCTGAAGCAGCATAG
- a CDS encoding uncharacterized protein (Ortholog(s) have DNA translocase activity, role in positive regulation of transcription from RNA polymerase II promoter in response to amino acid starvation and SWI/SNF complex, cytosol localization), whose product MQSISQQQVPHHPPPANKPRPNAAAVPTISYQPTDIIIPTQLYDKIGNLGEYKRLQEAEKKLDLLIARKSLDFQAIQQKSIHPHEYRPSTGVLRIFIYNTCENQPWQKQLLQQKGLPVPDPTLAESSWTLRIEGKFISDIPDEQQQIDETFKFSSFLSAISVDLLPNENYPNIQESQSHIIEWRDDGPNANKPPASVSFDGLDIKRNGIFNIKSKIALLVKNHSNSLKLSEEMSRFVGKQECSQQELLYIIWQYVLFKGLFKKSNAYTEVPAVETSTLPNPADDKDSSDDDLTLVEADDLLFELLKVKTFKFSDLYKLTQAHFVPREPIIVDYEVDTRKSTTLGNVVLDIPVELPLNLLKAQKELLDVNKTAFENLAKADSTISQLDQRISLAIIALQNANSREKFYRELSDDPVKFIENWLESQAETLKALKSDEGYDEEVVRRAKYFEENEHLIKEKIELLLGSNKF is encoded by the coding sequence ATGCAACTGatatcacaacaacaagtacCACATCATCCTCCACCTGCCAACAAACCACGACCAAACGCTGCTGCTGTCCCAACCATTTCCTATCAACCAAcagatattattattccaACTCAATTATATGATAAAATAGGCAATTTAGGAGAATATAAAAGATTGCAAGAAGCAGAGAAAAAGTTGGATTTGCTTATTGCTAGAAAGTCATTGGACTTTCAAGCTAtacaacaaaaatcaattcatccACACGAATACAGACCATCTACAGGAGTTTTGAGAATTTTCATCTACAATACCTGTGAAAACCAACCATGGCAAAAGCAGTTATTACAACAAAAGGGATTACCAGTTCCAGACCCCACTTTGGCGGAATCATCTTGGACATTGCGTATAGAGGGTAAATTCATTAGTGATATTCCTGATGAACAACAGcaaattgatgaaacaTTCAAGTTTAGCTCATTTTTATCAGCCATCTCGGTTGATTTACTTCCAAACGAGAATTACCCTAACATTCAAGAGTCTCAATCCCACATTATAGAATGGAGAGATGATGGCCCAAATGCCAATAAACCACCTGCAAGCGTTAGTTTTGATGGATTGGATATCAAGAGGAACggtattttcaatatcaagtCAAAAATTGCTTTGCTAGTAAAGAATCACTCAAACAGTCTTAAACTTTCAGAGGAAATGTCTAGATTTGTTGGTAAACAAGAATGTTCGCAACAGGAATTGTTATACATTATTTGGCAATATGTTTTATTCAAAGGTCTATTCAAAAAAAGCAACGCCTACACCGAGGTACCAGCGGTTGAAACTTCCACATTGCCTAACCCAGCTGATGATAAAGATTCTAGTGACGATGATTTGACATTGGTTGAAGCAGATGAtcttttgtttgaattgttgaaaGTGAAGACGTTTAAATTTCTGGATCTTTATAAATTAACCCAAGCCCATTTTGTGCCACGTGAACCTATTATCGTAGATTATGAAGTGGACACTAgaaaatcaacaactttGGGTAATGTTGTTTTGGATATACCAGTTGAATTGCCACTCAATCTTTTGAAGGCACAGAAGGAATTACTAGATGTTAACAAGACAGCATTTGAAAACTTGGCTAAGGCAGACTCCACCATTCTGCAATTAGATCAAAGAATATCTTTAGCAATAATAGCTTTGCAGAATGCAAATCTGAGGGAAAAGTTCTATAGAGAGTTAAGCGATGATCCAGTGAAGTTTATAGAGAACTGGCTCGAAAGTCAAGCGGAAACATTGAAAGCCTTAAAGAGTGATGAAGGGTACGATGAGGAAGTCGTTAGAAGAGCCAAGTATTTTGAAGAGAATGAACATCTCATTAaggaaaaaattgaacttTTGTTAGGCtcaaataaattttaa
- a CDS encoding uncharacterized protein (Ortholog(s) have ATPase activity, DNA binding, nucleosome binding activity and Isw1a complex localization), producing MEVHIDPEVSKHQEIIDAITSATTALSQRSPESPASQQHTELTEKEEHSHKDDGLGYEFIDEEQNKNEPTGNAEEALHMLLNEHNADREIFEDLHSSHSDTQKSPNVEENESKPSEVKLVSYDPDSKPPRLGRPRRNITNTLAPPESSSSKNYNEAVMSKFRLDSQPIEGPGSRGGKGGRKSPKGRITSASIRKRTTQSTLNFEPLGDSNKRAMCLSLNNTDKNDHGKIDKETYGSETKSPKLILKLNLKKQTPSTEDGDTLRGQKPDSSSTLVKKSSTTATGINTNKKAKHLQKASRTTVLNNKNKITRQLPGPLVGLYYDLYDDNLVDKYFDAKHEKIALGYPVTKAPYANDIVFIISFLSKFKAIIPTDNIGPQNFEYGLSLPLLEDTSDYETANYVKRHQEKENDDYDSTFVSPEMQALFKKLLGLVLNRKKPVTSHMKAIQELKPQSVNFGLPKEWKILKPSDKNNQDNIDQGPPVDPSNPEILLNKLPENDNWLIIFNPFYTQEFEVHGLAGIENPLDRLVMLRTLVHWALANSEAVKKEITASVQLQDIPGDKDTYYAARAILNGFKDAHDTKIAAETKLAKRKSEDEIRYIDPTSDPMAHPFKLRLNEQIAGDCGFGIGRFYLCRMADDYNGGLASVKKMSSIWSGPAGLSGPLASTFKLYVQDVHQMLTESLAASGVEFNEDGEEVAPAITETDESEYWYEVASNSIELQEFIHFLDSRLSLKEKAESPIPMASIIFRPVSQLRDYLSAILPLTEKQEELLQTKRSTRKRPIDYSDRHAAAKYGDVFEGDEYLEANDNDDDNYMEVEGSPVDEDEDEEYLE from the coding sequence ATGGAAGTTCACATAGACCCCGAAGTGAGTAAACATCAGGAGATAATTGATGCCATTACTAGCGCAACCACTGCCTTGAGTCAAAGATCACCAGAATCACCAGCAAGTCAACAACACACAGAACTAactgaaaaagaagagcATTCCCACAAAGACGATGGGCTTGGCTACGAGTTTATTGATGAGGagcaaaataaaaatgaaccCACCGGAAATGCTGAAGAAGCTTTACATATGTTACTTAATGAACACAATGCTGACAGAGAAATATTTGAAGACCTTCATCTGAGTCATTCAGATACCCAAAAGTCTCCCAATGTCGAAGAAAATGAATCCAAGCCTTCCGAAGTAAAGCTTGTGTCGTACGATCCTGATTCAAAACCACCTCGTTTAGGACGACCAAGACGCAACATAACAAACACCCTAGCTCCACCAgaatcatcttcatcgaaaaattataatgaaGCAGTGATGTCTAAATTCAGATTAGATTCCCAGCCAATTGAAGGTCCAGGATCACGCGGGGGAAAAGGAGGTCGAAAAAGTCCTAAAGGCAGAATCACTTCAGCATCAATAAGAAAGAGAACCACTCAATCTactttaaattttgaacCTTTAGGAGATAGCAATAAAAGGGCCATGTGTCTCAGCTTAAACAATACTGATAAAAACGACCATGGAAAAATTGACAAAGAAACTTATGGTTCTGAGACAAAGTCGCCAaagttgattttaaaaCTTAATTTAAAGAAGCAAACACCATCAACAGAAGATGGTGATACATTACGGGGACAAAAGCCAGACCTGCTGAGCACCTTAGTGAAAAAATCATCTACTACTGCAACGGGaataaatacaaataaaaagGCAAAACATCTTCAAAAAGCCAGCAGAACTACtgttttgaataataagaataagATTACTCGACAGTTGCCTGGCCCCCTTGTTGGTTTATATTATGACTTGtatgatgataatttggTTGACAAATACTTCGATGCTAAACATGAAAAAATTGCACTCGGATATCCCGTGACTAAGGCACCATATGCTAACGACATAGTATTCATAATATCGTTTCTTTCCAAATTTAAAGCGATTATACCAACGGACAACATCGGCCCtcaaaattttgaatatggTTTAAGTTTACCATTATTAGAAGATACTTCTGATTATGAAACGGCAAACTATGTGAAACGAcatcaagaaaaagaaaatgacGATTATGACCTGACTTTTGTTTCACCAGAAATGCAGGCATTATTTAAGAAATTGCTTGGGTTGGTTTTAAATAGAAAAAAGCCGGTTACTTCCCACATGAAAGCaattcaagaattgaaaccaCAGAGTGTCAATTTCGGGTTGCCTAAGGAATGGAAGATTTTAAAACCTTCTgataaaaacaatcaaGATAATATTGATCAGGGACCTCCGGTCGATCCATCAAATCctgaaattttattaaataaactTCCCGAGAATGACAATTGGCTTATAATCTTTAATCCATTTTACACTCAGGAATTTGAAGTTCACGGTTTAGCTGGAATAGAGAATCCATTGGACAGATTGGTAATGTTACGTACACTAGTGCATTGGGCACTAGCGAACTCAGAAGCTGTCAAAAAAGAGATTACCGCCAGTGTTCAGTTGCAAGATATTCCTGGAGATAAGGATACATACTATGCTGCAAGAGCCATTCTCAATGGGTTTAAAGATGCTCATGATACAAAAATAGCAGCAGAAACAAAGTTAGCAAAAAGAAAGTCCGAGGATGAAATTCGATATATTGACCCAACTTCTGATCCGATGGCCCATCCTTTTAAGCTTCGGTTAAACGAACAAATAGCTGGTGATTGTGGGTTTGGCATAGGAAGATTTTATTTGTGTCGTATGGCAGATGACTATAACGGAGGGTTAGCATCAGTAAAGAAAATGAGTAGCATATGGAGTGGCCCAGCTGGATTGTCTGGTCCTTTAGCATCAACTTTTAAACTATATGTTCAAGATGTTCACCAGATGTTGACAGAATCTTTGGCAGCTTCTGGTGTTGAGTTTAATGAAGATGGTGAGGAGGTCGCCCCTGCAATCACGGAAACTGACGAAAGTGAGTATTGGTATGAGGTAGCATCAAATAGTATAGAGCTTCAAGAATTCATCCACTTTCTTGATTCTAGATTGtctttaaaagaaaaagcagAATCACCAATCCCAATGgcttcaataatttttagACCAGTTTCACAGTTACGTGATTATTTGTCGGCCATACTACCATTGACGGAGAAGCAAGAAGAATTGTTGCAAACAAAGAGATCGACCAGGAAGAGACCAATAGATTACAGTGATAGACATGCTGCTGCAAAGTATGGTGACGTCTTTGAAGGAGACGAATACCTTGAAGCCAACgacaatgatgatgacaatTATATGGAGGTTGAAGGATCTCcagttgatgaagatgaagatgaagaatatTTGGAATAG
- the RFA2 gene encoding Rfa2p (Putative DNA replication factor A; RNA abundance regulated by cell cycle, tyrosol and cell density) produces the protein MSDFEYDNNNTGAFGNISQGGFNTEHAGSSQRQTTTQVRQSLTPVTIKQINDATQPVPDGEFKVNNVELNMISFVGVVRNVENTNASIAVTIEDGTGSIDVRKWVDETISSAEEDFEKYNEMKGKYVYVGGSLKQFNNRKTVQNASISLITDSNQIVYHHLSAIEHHLKAQGITAADAASAGAGQATNSTASAGSGLFMDNPTSLSKDTGSLTDQVIAVLKEASRTMPDGVPVDYVAEKLSITKEESQFQLLKLNDEGKAYAGYDDNSYLVI, from the coding sequence ATGTCAGATTTTGAATAcgataataacaatactGGAGCATTCGGCAATATATCCCAAGGTGGTTTCAATACTGAACATGCTGGATCGTCTCAGCgtcaaacaacaacccaAGTTAGACAAAGTTTGACACCTGTAACcatcaaacaaattaatGATGCAACACAACCAGTGCCAGATGGCGAGTTCAAAGTAAATAATGTCGAATTAAATATGATTTcatttgttggtgttgtaCGCAATGTTGAAAATACGAATGCATCTATTGCAGTAACTATTGAAGATGGCACTGGGTCTATTGATGTTCGTAAATGGGTGGATGAGACTATCAGCTCGGCCGAAGAGGACTTTGAAAAGTATAATGAGATGAAAGGTAAGTATGTTTATGTTGGTGGGTCATTGAAACAGTTCAACAATCGTAAAACTGTCCAGAATGCttctatttctttaatAACTGACAGCAATCAAATTGTATATCACCATTTGAGTGCAATTGAACATCATTTGAAAGCTCAAGGCATTACAGCAGCTGATGCTGCTAGTGCTGGTGCTGGACAAGCAACAAATTCCACTGCCAGTGCTGGTAGTGGATTGTTTATGGATAATCCAACTAGTCTCTCGAAAGATACAGGATCACTTACGGATCAAGTGATAGCCGTATTGAAAGAAGCCAGCAGAACCATGCCAGATGGTGTCCCAGTTGACTACGTTGCTGAAAAATTGAGTATTACTAAAGAGGAAAGTCAGTTCCaacttttaaaattgaatgatgaaGGTAAAGCTTATGCTGGTTATGATGACAACAGTTATCTTGTGATTTGA
- the RCK2 gene encoding serine/threonine protein kinase (Predicted MAP kinase-activated protein kinase, similar to S. cerevisiae serine/threonine protein kinase Rck2p; induced by osmotic stress via Hog1p; macrophage/pseudohyphal-repressed; mutants are sensitive to rapamycin) gives MKRKQQQQPQQYQQPFSTATANENPFQQASNETPDSINVITPNDIINEYQQPDQEPQQYYPQQQQQQQDPYQQETQFQQQQQGVYTNYNQSDVTLNDKNADYNRVASQLVEEENEQRKKSVKYPNLENYQILDQMGEGAFSVVYKAKHLSTGKEVAVKILRKFQMDQAQKQAVLKEVTIMRQLDHPNIVRFIEFIDSPTYYYIVQELVPGGEIFTMIVKYTYLSEDLSRWVITQIAHAIRYLHEEVGIVHRDIKPENLLYVPIDLKPSANPISKLRKSDDPNTKLDEGEFVNGVGGGGIGTVKLADFGLSKQIWEHNTKTPCGTVGYTAPEIVRDERYSKEVDMWALGCVLYTLLCGFPPFYDERIETLTEKVAKGEFTFLKPWWDEISDGAKNCVGRLLTVDPKKRYTIDEFLQDPWMQKTSLSQQPQIPIPVTNQYPPATKVAHPIQVANNRYSKKFRSTNSDLYSPAAVALRDAFDISTAVHRMGEEAALQTKKQAPIEGLIEEEEEEHEETVTKDGRVVQDTYNQVLRTHRHRHHLKNNNNPNAFDLNLGGASIIERRKNKQIPIQSS, from the coding sequence ATGAAAAgaaagcaacaacagcagccacagcaatatcaacaaccaTTTAGTACTGCTACTGCCAATGAAAATCCATTTCAACAAGCTTCCAACGAAACTCCAGACAGTATCAATGTTATCACCCCCAACGATATCATAAATGAATACCAACAACCAGATCAAGAACCACAACAATACTATccccaacaacaacaacaacaacaagaccCATATCAACAGGAAACCCAATtccaacaacagcaacaagGAGTGTATACCAACTATAATCAATCCGATGTTACCCTCAATGACAAAAACGCAGATTACAATAGAGTAGCGCTGCAACTTGTTGAAGAAGAGAATGAACAGAGAAAAAAATCTGTCAAATATCCAAACTTggaaaattatcaaatattagACCAAATGGGTGAAGGTGCTTTTTCCGTTGTTTATAAAGCCAAACACTTGTCGACTGGCAAAGAAGTTGCCGTCAAGATTTTGCGCAAGTTTCAAATGGACCAAGCTCAGAAACAGGCCGTACTAAAAGAAGTCACTATTATGAGGCAGTTGGACCACCCAAATATTGttagatttattgaatttatagACTCCCCAACATACTATTATATTGTCCAAGAATTAGTTCCTGGTGGTGAAATCTTCACTATGATTGTGAAGTATACTTATCTTTCTGAAGATTTATCACGTTGGGTGATTACTCAAATTGCTCATGCAATAAGATATTTACATGAAGAGGTTGGTATTGTCCACCGTGACATTAAGCCAGAAAATTTATTGTATGTACCTATTGACTTGAAGCCAAGTGCCAATCCTATATCGAAATTGAGAAAATCCGATGACCCAAACACTAAATTAGATGAAGGTGAGTTTGTGAATGGGGTTGGAGGTGGTGGAATTGGGACAGTTAAATTAGCAGATTTTGGATTATCGAAACAAATATGGGAACATAACACCAAAACACCCTGTGGTACAGTTGGGTATACTGCTCCAGAAATTGTTCGTGATGAGCGCTATTCAAAAGAAGTTGACATGTGGGCGTTAGGATGTGTATTGTATACATTGTTATGTGGATTTCCACCGTTTTACGATGAAAGAATCGAAACATTGACTGAAAAAGTTGCCAAAGGTGAATTTACATTTTTGAAACCATGGTGGGACGAAATAAGTGACGGAGCCAAGAATTGTGTTGGTAGGTTGTTGACTGTGGACCCAAAAAAGAGGTACACAATTGACGAGTTTTTGCAAGACCCTTGGATGCAAAAAACTTCTCTTAGTCAGCAACCACAGATTCCAATACCTGTTACTAACCAATACCCACCAGCTACAAAAGTTGCTCATCCTATACAAGTTGCCAATAATAGATACTCCAAGAAGTTTAGATCTACCAATTCTGATTTATATTCTCCTGCAGCTGTTGCTTTGCGTGATGCCTTTGATATATCTACAGCTGTTCACCGTATGGGTGAAGAAGCTGCTTTGCAAACTAAAAAGCAAGCCCCAATTGAAGGTttgattgaagaagaagaagaagagcACGAAGAAACAGTTACTAAGGATGGCAGAGTTGTACAGGATACCTACAACCAAGTCCTAAGAACTCATCGTCATAGAcatcatttgaaaaataacaacaatccAAACgcttttgatttgaatctTGGAGGTGCATCGATAATAGAACGGAGAAAGAACAAACAGATTCCTATTCAAAGCAGCtag
- a CDS encoding putative phosphoric monoester hydrolase (Putative 3-phosphoserine phosphatase; induced by benomyl or in azole-resistant strain that overexpresses MDR1; early-stage flow model biofilm induced; Spider biofilm repressed) — MSTSLPPAIVFSDWDGTITLQDSNDYLTDNIGMGYDNRMIINDKILEGKQSFRDGFKEMLASINKPFNECIEILLQNVQLDPGFKDFYQYCQSKNIPIIVISSGMKPIIYALLEKLIGQEAIKTIDIISNDVRVDGDNWEILFKDPDSGFGHDKAKSIKEYLTSHGYEGDADTPRPTLFYNGDGVSDLSAAKETDLLFAKHGKDLIKYCVRERIPYTEFNDFQDILSKVSKIIDGEKKISDFVEN, encoded by the coding sequence atGTCAACTTCATTACCACCAGCAATTGTGTTTTCCGACTGGGACGGAACTATCACTTTACAAGATTCCAACGATTACCTTACTGATAACATTGGTATGGGATATGATAACCGTATGATCATCAACGATAAAATTTTGGAAGGGAAACAATCCTTTAGAGATGGATTCAAAGAAATGCTAgcatcaattaataaaccaTTCAATGAATGTATTGAAATCTTATTACAAAATGTACAATTGGATCCTGGTTTTAAAGATTTTTACCAGTATTGTCAATCAAAGAATATCCCCATTATTGTCATTAGTTCTGGTATGAAACCAATTATCTATGCCTTGttagaaaaattgattggtCAAGAAGCAATCAAAACTATCGACATTATTAGTAATGATGTTCGTGTTGATGGTGATAATTGGgaaattttattcaaagaTCCTGATTCGGGTTTTGGTCATGACAAggcaaaatcaattaaagaatATTTGACTAGTCATGGATATGAAGGTGATGCAGACACACCAAGACCCACTTTATTTTataatggtgatggtgTGAGTGATTTGAGTGCTGCCAAGGAAACCGATTTGTTGTTTGCTAAACATGGCAAAGATTTGATCAAATATTGTGTTCGTGAAAGAATTCCTTATACTGAATTCAACGATTTCCAAGATATTTTAAGTAAAGTAAGTAAAATCATCGATggtgaaaagaaaatttctgattttgttgaaaattag